A DNA window from Sulfitobacter sp. BSw21498 contains the following coding sequences:
- a CDS encoding MBL fold metallo-hydrolase: MPDTAPTGLRFPWETPPAHDAAIEVAPGVLWLRLPLPMKLDHVNVYAFDEGDSWTIIDTGFASKKSKALWTDLIAGPLGGKPVSRVIVTHHHPDHIGLAGWFQTEHGAELVTTRTAWLTARMLTLDPQETPSAEALAFYKLSGMDAALYEKRASERPFNFADIVSPLPLGFTRIKQGDEITIGGRVFDVHMGNGHAPEHATFWSRDDNLVIAGDQILSSISPNVGVYATEPMADPIGEWIEACDRLSLLSREDHLVLGGHKLPFTGLPTRMRQLIENHHSALRRLEKAIAEPKSASECFSTLFKRNIGEGEYGLALVEAVAHLSHLYQTGRATRSLRAQDGAWVYQSKD, encoded by the coding sequence ATGCCGGATACCGCACCCACCGGTTTGCGTTTCCCTTGGGAAACGCCGCCCGCCCATGATGCAGCGATTGAGGTCGCCCCCGGCGTTCTTTGGTTGCGTTTGCCGCTGCCGATGAAGCTGGATCACGTCAACGTCTATGCGTTCGACGAAGGCGACAGCTGGACGATCATCGACACCGGCTTTGCGTCGAAAAAGTCCAAGGCGCTGTGGACGGACCTGATCGCGGGGCCGTTGGGCGGCAAGCCGGTGTCGCGGGTGATCGTGACCCACCACCACCCCGATCACATCGGATTGGCGGGTTGGTTCCAGACCGAACACGGGGCAGAGCTGGTGACGACGCGCACCGCATGGCTTACCGCGCGGATGCTGACGCTGGACCCGCAAGAGACACCGTCGGCCGAAGCGCTGGCGTTCTACAAGCTGTCGGGTATGGACGCCGCGCTGTATGAAAAACGCGCCTCCGAGCGGCCCTTCAACTTTGCCGACATCGTCTCGCCGCTGCCTTTGGGCTTCACGCGGATCAAGCAGGGCGACGAGATCACCATCGGTGGCCGCGTCTTTGATGTACATATGGGCAACGGTCACGCCCCCGAACACGCTACCTTCTGGAGCCGTGACGACAACCTCGTGATTGCGGGCGATCAGATCCTGTCATCGATCAGCCCCAACGTCGGGGTCTATGCCACCGAACCCATGGCCGATCCCATTGGCGAATGGATCGAGGCATGCGACCGGCTGTCACTGCTATCACGCGAAGATCACCTGGTATTGGGGGGGCACAAGCTGCCGTTTACCGGTCTGCCCACCCGCATGCGCCAGCTGATCGAGAACCACCACAGCGCCCTGCGCCGTCTGGAAAAAGCGATTGCAGAGCCCAAATCTGCTTCCGAATGTTTTTCGACCCTGTTCAAACGCAACATCGGCGAGGGCGAATACGGTCTGGCGTTGGTCGAAGCGGTGGCGCATCTTAGCCATCTGTACCAGACGGGCCGCGCCACGCGCAGCTTGCGTGCGCAGGACGGGGCGTGGGTATATCAGTCAAAGGATTGA
- a CDS encoding molybdopterin-binding protein — protein sequence MSAFDTIVMVDWSGGNDTGPTPRKDAIWLGVSRGGVSDAPVYLRNRSEAEAWIATLIDAELAQGHRVMVGFDFPFGYPAGFAEALTGSTDPFAVWEWFEARVEDAPKANNRFDLAGEINLGLGDGLGPFWANGLPNRDVTGLPRTKADYTNPFAEKRAAEVQAKGSFTCWQLAGAGAVGSQVVMGLPVLSRLRARFAGRVAVWPFEKPDAPVAFVEVWPSLTVGPAPDEMIKDAWQVQELARQVSALAPAELAQVLDVQAPEEGWILGMGVEHLLKAPPPLRNDCFALPPGVHWTPVDDALEQLRARLHPVLPAEEVRLGDALGRIAAADVLAQRANPPLPNTAVDGYGFAGGRAAGAHALPLAEGRAAAGDAPGRLPAGYAIRVLTGAALPAGVDTVVLQEDVTIVGDTLRFNGPVKQGANTRKAGEDVTAGAVTLAAGRRITAADIALLAATGTASVLVHKQLRVGVLSTGDEIVEAGQTAAEGQIFDANRPMLLGLLAQFGHRGVDLGHVGDDREALRARLDAAQGEVDAILTSGGASAGDEDHVSALLSEAGALDLWRIAVKPGRPLALGMWQGTPVFGLPGNPVAAMVCTLIFARPALARLAGQDWPVPQGFDVPADFSKRKKPGRREYLRARMRDGRVQVFASEGSGRISGLSWAEGLIELPDAAADVQPGDLVRYIPYGSFGVT from the coding sequence GTGAGCGCATTTGACACCATCGTCATGGTCGATTGGTCCGGCGGCAACGACACCGGCCCGACCCCGCGCAAGGACGCGATCTGGTTGGGTGTGTCGCGGGGGGGCGTATCAGATGCCCCCGTCTATCTGCGCAACCGGTCAGAGGCAGAGGCTTGGATCGCCACGCTGATCGACGCAGAGCTGGCGCAGGGCCATCGTGTGATGGTCGGGTTCGATTTTCCTTTTGGCTACCCCGCAGGCTTTGCCGAAGCGCTGACGGGCAGTACCGATCCATTCGCTGTGTGGGAATGGTTCGAGGCGCGGGTTGAAGACGCGCCAAAAGCCAACAACCGTTTCGATCTGGCCGGAGAGATTAATCTGGGTCTGGGCGACGGTCTGGGGCCGTTTTGGGCCAATGGCCTGCCGAACCGTGACGTCACGGGACTGCCCCGTACCAAGGCCGATTATACAAATCCCTTTGCCGAGAAACGTGCAGCTGAAGTGCAGGCCAAGGGCAGCTTTACCTGCTGGCAACTGGCGGGGGCAGGGGCTGTCGGGTCGCAGGTGGTCATGGGTCTGCCTGTCCTTTCGCGCCTGCGTGCCCGTTTTGCCGGGCGCGTCGCGGTCTGGCCGTTCGAGAAGCCTGATGCCCCGGTTGCGTTTGTTGAAGTCTGGCCGTCACTGACCGTCGGGCCTGCCCCGGACGAGATGATCAAGGATGCGTGGCAGGTGCAGGAACTTGCGCGGCAGGTCTCGGCTTTGGCCCCTGCTGAACTGGCGCAGGTGCTTGACGTGCAGGCACCGGAAGAAGGGTGGATCTTGGGGATGGGGGTCGAACACCTGCTCAAGGCACCACCGCCGCTGCGCAATGATTGTTTTGCCCTGCCGCCGGGCGTGCATTGGACGCCCGTGGACGATGCGCTGGAACAGCTACGCGCGCGTCTGCATCCGGTGCTACCTGCCGAAGAGGTGCGCCTTGGCGATGCGTTGGGGCGGATTGCAGCAGCCGACGTGCTGGCGCAGCGTGCGAACCCGCCACTGCCGAATACCGCAGTAGACGGCTACGGGTTCGCGGGCGGACGTGCTGCCGGTGCGCATGCGCTGCCGCTGGCCGAAGGCCGCGCAGCCGCGGGGGATGCGCCGGGGAGATTGCCCGCCGGTTATGCGATACGTGTGCTGACGGGGGCCGCGCTGCCCGCAGGTGTCGATACCGTGGTGCTGCAAGAGGACGTGACGATTGTTGGTGACACGCTGCGGTTCAATGGACCGGTCAAGCAAGGCGCTAACACACGCAAAGCAGGCGAGGACGTCACGGCAGGCGCGGTGACGCTTGCCGCAGGGCGGCGGATCACGGCGGCGGATATTGCCTTGTTGGCGGCCACCGGCACCGCATCTGTGTTGGTTCATAAACAGTTGCGGGTTGGCGTGCTGTCGACAGGCGACGAGATCGTCGAGGCGGGGCAAACCGCGGCGGAGGGGCAGATATTCGATGCGAACCGCCCGATGCTGTTGGGGTTGCTGGCGCAGTTCGGGCATCGGGGCGTCGATCTGGGCCATGTAGGCGACGACCGTGAGGCGCTGCGCGCACGGCTTGATGCGGCGCAGGGCGAGGTCGATGCGATCCTGACCAGCGGTGGTGCGTCGGCGGGCGACGAGGATCACGTGTCCGCCTTGCTTTCAGAAGCCGGAGCACTGGATCTGTGGCGTATCGCGGTCAAACCGGGGCGGCCATTGGCGCTTGGCATGTGGCAGGGCACGCCTGTTTTTGGCTTGCCGGGTAACCCCGTGGCCGCAATGGTCTGCACATTGATATTCGCGCGCCCTGCGTTGGCGCGGTTGGCGGGGCAGGACTGGCCTGTGCCACAAGGCTTTGACGTGCCCGCAGATTTCAGCAAACGCAAGAAACCGGGCCGACGCGAGTATCTGCGCGCGCGGATGCGCGACGGTCGGGTACAGGTGTTTGCCTCTGAAGGGTCGGGCCGGATCAGCGGGCTGTCTTGGGCCGAGGGTCTGATAGAATTACCAGACGCCGCAGCCGACGTTCAGCCGGGCGATCTGGTGCGCTATATCCCCTATGGATCCTTCGGGGTCACCTAG
- a CDS encoding electron transfer flavoprotein-ubiquinone oxidoreductase — protein MAEVEREAMEYDVVIVGAGPAGLSAAIRLKQLDADCNVVVLEKGSEVGAHILSGAVLDPVGLDALMPDWKEKGAPIKTKVEEDNFYMLGEAGKIRVPNFPMPPLMHNHGNYIVSMGNVCRWMAEQAEALGVEIFPGMACSELVYGDNGEIKGVVAGEFGISADGTKGDGYEPGMELHGKYVFLSEGVRGSLSKQVIAKYDLDAGKEPQKYGLGMKEIWEIDPAKHKEGTVTHTMGWPLGKNAGGGSFIYHIENNQVYVGFVVHLGYKNPHVFPYMEFQRFKHHPMVAELLKGGKRIAYGARAITEGGYQSMPKMVAPGVALLGCSVGMVNVPRIKGNHNAMLSGKAAAERAYEAIQAGRAGDELTAYEDDVRNGEIGQDLKKVRNVKPLWSKYGLMTSLAVGGFDMWTNTFGFSLLGTLGHGKSDAEATEKAAKHKKIDYPKPDGKLSFDRLTNVAFSFTNHDENQPAHLTLKDPSVPVNINLPEYAGPSARYCPAGVYEFVEEDGKDPRFVINFQNCVHCKTCDIKDPTQNIVWTTPQGGDGPNYPNM, from the coding sequence ATGGCCGAAGTTGAACGCGAAGCAATGGAATATGACGTCGTTATCGTCGGTGCGGGCCCTGCCGGGCTGTCCGCCGCGATCCGTCTGAAGCAACTGGACGCCGACTGCAATGTGGTCGTGCTGGAAAAAGGCTCCGAAGTGGGCGCGCATATTCTGTCCGGCGCGGTTCTGGATCCGGTCGGTCTGGACGCTTTGATGCCGGATTGGAAAGAAAAAGGCGCGCCGATCAAGACCAAGGTCGAAGAAGACAACTTCTATATGCTGGGCGAGGCGGGCAAGATCCGCGTGCCGAACTTCCCCATGCCGCCGCTGATGCATAACCACGGCAACTATATCGTTTCCATGGGCAACGTCTGTCGTTGGATGGCCGAGCAGGCTGAAGCCTTGGGCGTAGAGATCTTCCCCGGGATGGCGTGCTCTGAACTGGTGTATGGTGACAACGGCGAGATCAAAGGCGTCGTGGCCGGTGAATTCGGCATCAGCGCTGATGGCACCAAGGGCGACGGCTATGAACCCGGTATGGAGCTTCACGGTAAGTATGTGTTCCTCTCTGAAGGCGTCCGCGGGAGCCTGTCGAAACAGGTGATCGCGAAATACGATCTGGATGCCGGAAAAGAGCCGCAGAAATACGGCCTTGGCATGAAAGAAATCTGGGAGATCGACCCCGCCAAGCACAAAGAGGGCACCGTCACGCACACGATGGGCTGGCCCTTGGGCAAGAACGCGGGCGGCGGGTCGTTCATCTATCACATCGAAAACAATCAGGTGTATGTCGGTTTCGTTGTTCACCTCGGCTATAAGAACCCGCATGTCTTCCCTTACATGGAATTTCAGCGGTTCAAGCATCACCCCATGGTAGCCGAGCTGCTGAAAGGCGGCAAACGTATCGCTTATGGCGCGCGTGCGATCACCGAGGGCGGCTATCAGTCCATGCCCAAAATGGTTGCACCGGGTGTGGCGTTGCTGGGCTGCTCTGTCGGCATGGTCAACGTGCCGCGCATCAAGGGCAACCACAATGCGATGCTGTCGGGCAAAGCCGCAGCCGAACGCGCCTATGAAGCCATTCAGGCAGGCCGCGCAGGCGACGAGCTGACCGCCTACGAGGACGATGTACGCAACGGCGAAATCGGCCAAGACCTGAAAAAGGTCCGTAACGTCAAACCATTGTGGAGCAAATACGGCCTCATGACGTCGCTCGCCGTGGGTGGGTTCGACATGTGGACCAACACATTCGGCTTCTCGCTGTTGGGGACGTTGGGGCATGGGAAATCTGATGCCGAGGCGACCGAAAAGGCCGCCAAGCACAAAAAGATCGATTACCCCAAGCCCGATGGCAAGCTGAGCTTTGACCGTCTGACCAACGTGGCGTTCTCGTTCACCAACCACGATGAAAACCAGCCTGCGCATTTGACGCTCAAGGACCCATCGGTGCCGGTGAACATCAACCTGCCAGAATACGCGGGCCCTTCGGCGCGATATTGCCCTGCGGGGGTGTATGAATTCGTCGAGGAAGACGGCAAGGACCCGCGCTTTGTCATCAACTTCCAGAATTGCGTGCATTGCAAAACCTGCGACATCAAGGACCCGACGCAGAATATCGTCTGGACCACGCCGCAGGGTGGGGATGGCCCGAACTACCCCAACATGTAA
- the mobB gene encoding molybdopterin-guanine dinucleotide biosynthesis protein B, with amino-acid sequence MRVYGVVGWKNAGKTGLMERLVTEITGRGFSVSTVKHAHHSFDVDHPGKDSHRHRVAGAREVLLASRNRFALMHELHGEDEPSLDALLAKLAPVDLVLVEGYKRDGHAKVEAHRAETGNALIAPEDPTIKAIASDTPMTLDRPVFDLNDTGTIADFILSEVGL; translated from the coding sequence ATGAGAGTTTACGGCGTTGTCGGCTGGAAGAACGCAGGCAAAACAGGGTTGATGGAACGCCTTGTGACCGAAATCACGGGGCGCGGATTTTCAGTGTCTACCGTGAAACATGCGCATCACAGTTTCGACGTCGATCATCCGGGCAAGGACAGCCACCGTCACCGTGTCGCGGGTGCCCGCGAAGTCCTGCTGGCATCGCGTAACCGCTTTGCCCTGATGCACGAATTGCACGGCGAGGACGAACCGTCCCTCGACGCGCTGCTAGCCAAGCTGGCCCCTGTCGATCTGGTCTTGGTCGAGGGATACAAGCGTGACGGTCACGCCAAGGTCGAAGCGCATCGGGCGGAAACGGGCAACGCGTTGATCGCGCCGGAGGATCCGACGATCAAGGCCATTGCCAGCGATACACCAATGACACTGGATCGCCCCGTGTTCGATCTGAATGACACAGGCACCATCGCCGATTTCATCCTGTCCGAGGTCGGGCTGTGA
- the greA gene encoding transcription elongation factor GreA has translation MEKIPMTRAGHTALETELKHLKSVERPTIIKAIAEAREHGDLSENAEYHSAKEKQSFIEGRIKELEGAISLADVIDPKKMSGAIKFGARVTLVDEDTDEEKTYQIVGEYEANIEKGLLNIRSPIARALIGKEEGDSVEVRTPGGDKSYEVLKIVYA, from the coding sequence ATGGAAAAAATCCCCATGACCCGCGCCGGTCACACGGCTTTGGAAACCGAACTGAAGCACCTGAAGTCGGTTGAACGCCCTACCATCATCAAGGCCATCGCCGAAGCCCGCGAGCACGGCGATCTGTCCGAAAACGCAGAATACCACTCTGCCAAGGAAAAGCAGTCGTTCATCGAAGGCCGCATCAAAGAGCTTGAGGGTGCGATTTCCCTTGCTGACGTGATCGACCCTAAAAAGATGTCCGGCGCGATCAAGTTCGGCGCGAGGGTGACTTTGGTTGACGAGGACACCGACGAAGAAAAGACCTATCAGATTGTCGGTGAATACGAGGCCAATATTGAAAAAGGCCTGCTGAATATTAGATCCCCCATCGCCCGTGCCCTGATCGGCAAGGAAGAAGGCGACAGCGTCGAAGTGCGGACGCCGGGGGGGGACAAATCCTATGAGGTTCTCAAAATCGTCTACGCATAA
- a CDS encoding formate dehydrogenase accessory sulfurtransferase FdhD: protein MQLSVKTDTDAYLIAPQPGLARLTRAVVGRDHSGTETTINVVEERPLTIFLNAQEIVTAMTIGDYPEYLALGFLRNQGMLRDGEDITSVDYDEELEVVIVRTARKTDYEDKMRKKTRTSGCAVGTVFGDMMEGLEGVTLPSTPLRTSWIYDLSAQINRTPSLYLEAGAIHGTVLCQGNRPLVYMEDVGRHNAVDKIAGWMLSEGVSAEDKLLYTTGRLTSEMVIKTAMMGIPALVSRSGFTAWGVEIAQQVGLTLIGRMKGKRFICLAGEDRLIRDADPDQIRDEPKRSGRKGSA, encoded by the coding sequence ATGCAATTGTCCGTCAAGACAGACACCGATGCTTATTTGATCGCACCGCAGCCGGGATTGGCGCGGCTGACACGCGCCGTCGTCGGACGGGATCATTCGGGGACCGAGACAACGATCAACGTCGTCGAGGAACGCCCGCTGACGATCTTTTTGAATGCGCAGGAAATCGTCACCGCGATGACGATTGGCGATTACCCCGAATACCTCGCGCTCGGGTTCTTGCGCAATCAGGGTATGCTGCGCGACGGCGAGGATATCACCAGCGTCGACTATGACGAAGAGCTTGAAGTCGTCATCGTCCGCACCGCCCGCAAAACCGACTACGAAGACAAAATGCGCAAGAAGACCCGCACCAGTGGCTGCGCTGTGGGCACTGTCTTTGGCGATATGATGGAGGGTCTTGAGGGCGTGACCCTGCCGTCGACCCCGCTGCGGACCTCGTGGATCTATGACCTAAGTGCACAGATCAACCGCACGCCGAGCCTGTACCTAGAGGCGGGGGCGATCCACGGCACGGTGCTGTGTCAGGGCAACCGTCCGCTGGTCTATATGGAGGACGTGGGGCGTCATAACGCGGTGGACAAGATCGCCGGCTGGATGCTCTCGGAAGGGGTCTCTGCCGAGGATAAGTTACTGTATACCACTGGGCGGCTGACCTCTGAGATGGTGATCAAGACCGCGATGATGGGGATCCCCGCGCTGGTGTCACGTTCCGGCTTTACCGCGTGGGGGGTAGAGATCGCGCAGCAGGTCGGGCTGACGTTGATCGGGCGGATGAAGGGCAAACGCTTTATCTGCCTTGCGGGCGAAGACCGGCTGATCCGCGATGCAGACCCCGACCAGATCAGGGATGAACCTAAACGATCAGGCCGAAAGGGCAGCGCATGA
- a CDS encoding DUF6173 family protein yields the protein MDNEIKTAAEAIEADALPRLYEVHSDPSSRNASDQPVPKGITQKPAAQKSAAQWAYERVVLYLKNFEEQLDGDHEVAMGFAGGDAGVLRIEGMGYFDPDIVTFYGKDNTGARMQLVQHVTQLNVALRALPKAVQEAPANRIGFRLIEDLETQEQPPAGENT from the coding sequence ATGGATAACGAGATCAAGACTGCTGCCGAAGCCATCGAAGCAGACGCGTTGCCACGGCTTTACGAGGTGCATTCGGACCCCTCTAGCCGCAACGCCTCGGACCAGCCTGTGCCCAAAGGGATCACTCAGAAACCTGCCGCGCAGAAATCAGCTGCGCAATGGGCCTACGAGCGTGTTGTGCTGTACCTCAAGAACTTCGAAGAACAGCTCGACGGTGATCACGAGGTCGCTATGGGTTTTGCAGGCGGTGACGCCGGCGTGCTGCGGATCGAGGGGATGGGCTATTTCGATCCTGATATCGTGACCTTTTATGGCAAGGACAACACCGGCGCGCGGATGCAGCTTGTGCAGCATGTCACACAGTTGAACGTGGCCCTGAGGGCGCTGCCCAAAGCGGTGCAAGAAGCCCCCGCGAATCGCATCGGTTTTCGTCTGATCGAAGACCTCGAGACACAAGAGCAGCCTCCCGCAGGCGAAAACACCTGA
- a CDS encoding AzlC family ABC transporter permease, with translation MAITTTKSAFRKGLADAAPFILVMIPFASLFGILATEAGLNVFETLAFSVVVIAGAAQFTALQLMQEHAPTAIVLASALAVNLRMAMYSASLTPYIGSAPLWQRALAAYLTVDQSYVCAMAQYEKEPDMTIPQRMAYFFGCVTPIVPLWYLFTLVGAMVGAQIPDSWALDFALPITFLAMIAPMFRTSAHIVAALVASLAALLTAGVPYSLGLILAGLAGMIAGAQTELWLERRQPHHPEQDAA, from the coding sequence ATGGCCATCACCACCACGAAATCGGCCTTTCGCAAAGGTCTTGCCGACGCAGCACCCTTTATTCTGGTGATGATCCCGTTTGCATCGCTGTTCGGCATTCTTGCCACCGAAGCAGGGCTGAACGTGTTCGAAACTCTCGCCTTTTCGGTCGTGGTCATTGCGGGCGCTGCGCAGTTTACAGCGCTGCAACTGATGCAGGAACATGCGCCGACGGCGATCGTGCTGGCCTCTGCGCTGGCGGTAAACCTGCGGATGGCGATGTATTCGGCGTCGCTGACACCCTACATCGGGTCCGCGCCTTTGTGGCAGCGCGCGCTGGCCGCCTATCTGACAGTTGACCAATCCTACGTCTGCGCGATGGCGCAATATGAGAAAGAGCCGGATATGACCATCCCGCAGCGGATGGCCTATTTCTTTGGCTGTGTGACCCCGATTGTGCCGTTGTGGTATCTTTTCACCCTGGTTGGCGCGATGGTCGGGGCACAAATTCCTGACAGCTGGGCGTTGGATTTTGCCCTACCCATCACCTTTCTCGCAATGATCGCGCCGATGTTCCGCACCTCGGCACATATCGTCGCGGCGCTGGTGGCATCCCTCGCGGCGCTGTTGACGGCGGGTGTGCCCTATTCGCTGGGGCTGATCCTGGCGGGGCTGGCGGGCATGATCGCCGGTGCCCAAACCGAACTTTGGCTGGAACGACGCCAGCCCCACCACCCTGAACAGGACGCGGCATAA
- a CDS encoding aa3-type cytochrome c oxidase subunit IV, giving the protein MAKHEHGSMDTSTHEKTFDSFMNFVKWSCIVIIAILVFMAIFAR; this is encoded by the coding sequence ATGGCCAAACATGAACACGGCTCGATGGACACCAGCACGCACGAGAAGACTTTTGACAGCTTCATGAACTTCGTCAAATGGTCGTGCATCGTGATTATTGCCATTCTGGTCTTTATGGCGATCTTCGCGCGCTAA
- the mobA gene encoding molybdenum cofactor guanylyltransferase MobA, whose protein sequence is MKQPLGVILAGGQATRMGGGDKGLLQLGGQSVLDHVIERLTPQVARVALNANGDAARFAGLKLPVLPDSIDGFAGPLAGVLAGLDWAAAHGADTIVTAAADTPFFPGDLVPQLLLASEGMTHPLVLAATPDAKRGTARHPTFGLWPVALRDDLRAALQGGLRKVVMWTQIHDGREALFPHEDAFFNINTPEDLARAQEML, encoded by the coding sequence ATGAAACAGCCACTTGGGGTGATCCTTGCAGGGGGGCAGGCGACGCGGATGGGCGGCGGCGACAAGGGGCTGCTGCAGCTTGGCGGTCAAAGCGTGCTGGACCATGTGATCGAACGGCTAACGCCGCAGGTGGCGCGTGTGGCGTTGAATGCCAATGGCGATGCCGCGCGGTTTGCGGGGCTGAAACTGCCGGTGTTGCCCGACAGTATCGACGGCTTTGCCGGACCGCTGGCGGGGGTGTTGGCTGGGCTGGATTGGGCTGCCGCACATGGCGCTGATACGATTGTGACTGCTGCCGCCGATACGCCGTTCTTCCCCGGTGATCTGGTCCCGCAACTGTTGCTGGCAAGCGAGGGAATGACCCACCCGCTGGTGTTGGCCGCCACGCCCGATGCCAAGCGCGGCACCGCGCGGCATCCGACCTTTGGCCTTTGGCCTGTGGCCTTGCGTGACGATCTGCGTGCCGCCTTGCAGGGCGGGTTGCGCAAGGTCGTGATGTGGACACAGATCCATGATGGCCGCGAGGCGTTGTTCCCCCACGAAGACGCGTTCTTTAACATCAACACCCCCGAGGATCTGGCCCGTGCACAGGAGATGCTATGA
- a CDS encoding AzlD domain-containing protein, whose amino-acid sequence MNDIDTGTLWFVIIALGLGSFGLRFVFTGLVGDREMPAWLLRHLRYTAVAILPALVAPQVIWPAATDGQLDLPRMAAAAAALTVGVLTKNVLLAIISGAATLYGLLWLLG is encoded by the coding sequence ATGAATGATATCGACACCGGCACGCTTTGGTTCGTGATCATCGCCCTTGGTCTTGGCAGCTTTGGGCTGCGCTTTGTCTTTACCGGACTGGTGGGGGACCGCGAAATGCCCGCGTGGCTGTTGCGACACCTGCGCTATACGGCGGTGGCGATCCTGCCCGCCCTTGTGGCCCCGCAAGTGATCTGGCCCGCGGCCACGGACGGGCAGCTTGATTTACCGCGTATGGCAGCTGCGGCAGCAGCACTGACTGTGGGGGTGCTCACCAAAAACGTGCTGCTCGCGATTATCAGCGGCGCAGCAACGCTTTATGGTTTGCTTTGGTTACTGGGCTAG